Proteins encoded in a region of the Schaalia hyovaginalis genome:
- a CDS encoding RNA polymerase sigma factor has translation MGSALFPSSAKGIRVAASSTARGSSRNAKAEEVEQDAQVTEQAKPKRRATKKAASGAEGETEKAATPKKTAAKKPAAKRPAAKKAAAKTAASEEAPAADEGAPAEAPKAKKPAAKKTAAKKASSRKSTAKKAAAQAAPADSEEPLDEADAAEDAEVDVTDEDIEISDEDLEVDDSDDSEDASGEDADSGEDEDEAKKDKEKDRPAASLAAKGAFVVSDSDDTDEPVQQVTVAGATADPVKDYLKQIGKVSLLNAEQEVDLARRIEAGLYAEYKLKNEADAMTPKERRELHFLAQDGQLAKNHLLEANLRLVVSLAKRYTGRGMQFLDLIQEGNLGLIRAVEKFDYTKGYKFSTYATWWIRQAITRAMADQARTIRIPVHMVEVINKLARVQRQMLQDLGREPTPEELAKELDMTPEKVVEVQKYGREPISLHTPLGEDGDSEFGDLIEDSEAIVPADAVSFTLLQEQLHNVLDTLSEREAGVVSMRFGLGDGQPKTLDEIGKVYGVTRERIRQIESKTMSKLRHPSRSQVLRDYLD, from the coding sequence ATTGGATCGGCGCTGTTCCCGTCTTCTGCGAAAGGGATACGTGTGGCCGCATCGAGCACTGCCAGGGGATCGTCGAGGAATGCGAAGGCTGAGGAGGTCGAGCAGGACGCCCAGGTGACCGAACAGGCCAAGCCGAAGCGGCGCGCGACGAAGAAGGCCGCTTCTGGCGCCGAGGGCGAAACGGAGAAGGCGGCGACGCCGAAGAAGACGGCTGCGAAGAAGCCCGCGGCCAAGAGGCCCGCTGCGAAGAAGGCCGCCGCGAAGACGGCCGCGTCTGAGGAGGCGCCCGCGGCCGATGAGGGCGCCCCCGCCGAGGCTCCGAAGGCGAAGAAGCCCGCTGCGAAGAAGACGGCTGCGAAGAAGGCCTCTTCGAGGAAGTCGACTGCGAAGAAGGCGGCCGCGCAGGCGGCTCCGGCCGATTCCGAGGAGCCTCTCGACGAGGCGGACGCCGCCGAGGACGCCGAGGTCGATGTCACCGACGAGGACATCGAGATCTCGGATGAGGATCTCGAGGTCGATGACTCGGACGATTCGGAGGACGCTTCGGGCGAGGATGCGGATTCGGGCGAGGACGAGGACGAGGCCAAGAAGGACAAGGAGAAGGACCGTCCGGCGGCCTCCCTCGCCGCGAAGGGCGCCTTCGTCGTCTCGGACTCCGACGACACGGATGAGCCCGTTCAGCAGGTGACGGTGGCGGGCGCGACCGCGGATCCCGTCAAGGACTACCTCAAGCAGATCGGCAAGGTGTCGCTCCTCAACGCCGAGCAGGAAGTCGACCTCGCCCGGCGCATCGAGGCGGGCCTGTACGCCGAGTACAAGCTCAAGAACGAAGCGGATGCGATGACGCCGAAGGAGCGTCGTGAGCTCCACTTCCTCGCTCAGGACGGTCAGCTGGCGAAGAACCACCTCCTCGAGGCGAACCTCCGGCTCGTCGTGTCGCTGGCCAAGCGCTACACGGGTCGGGGGATGCAGTTCCTCGATCTCATCCAGGAGGGCAACCTCGGTCTGATCCGCGCGGTCGAGAAGTTCGACTACACGAAGGGCTACAAGTTCTCGACCTACGCCACGTGGTGGATCAGGCAGGCGATCACGCGCGCGATGGCGGACCAGGCCCGGACGATCCGCATCCCGGTGCACATGGTGGAGGTCATCAACAAGCTCGCCCGCGTTCAGCGTCAGATGCTTCAGGATCTCGGCCGCGAACCCACGCCGGAGGAGCTCGCGAAGGAGCTCGACATGACTCCGGAGAAGGTCGTCGAGGTCCAGAAGTACGGTCGTGAGCCGATCTCCTTGCACACGCCCCTCGGCGAGGACGGGGATTCCGAGTTCGGAGACCTCATCGAGGACTCGGAGGCGATCGTGCCCGCCGATGCGGTGTCCTTCACCCTCCTGCAGGAGCAGCTCCACAATGTTCTCGACACCTTGTCCGAGCGCGAGGCGGGGGTCGTCTCGATGCGCTTCGGTCTCGGGGACGGGCAGCCCAAGACCCTCGATGAGATCGGCAAGGTCTACGGCGTGACGCGCGAGCGGATCCGTCAGATCGAGTCGAAGACGATGTCGAAGCTCCGTCACCCCTCTCGCTCGCAGGTTCTGCGCGACTACCTCGACTGA
- the ffh gene encoding signal recognition particle protein: MFGNLSDRLTQSFKQLRNRGVLTESDVDQTISEIRRALIDADVALPVVRSFTNAVREKAYGAARSKALNPGQQVIRIVHDELVEVLGGQTRELRFAERGTTVFMLAGLQGAGKTTLAGKLGKWLREEGKSVLLVASDLQRPNAVTQLQVVGERAGVEVWAPEPGNGVGDPVRVARSGLDHAIQSGIDVVIVDTAGRLGVDEELMDQARRIRDAVQPHEIMFVLDAMVGQDAVRTSTAFRDGVGFTGVVLSKLDGDARGGAALSVRGVTGAPILFASTGEGLDDFERFHADRMAGRILDMGDVLTLIEQAEKRLDAEEAERMAAKAMSGELTLGDFLSQLQQIKKLGSMKKMLGMIPGAAQMREQIENFDEKEIDRIEAIVRSMTPAEREDVSILNGSRRARIARGSGTTVAEVNGLVKRFEAAKTMMGQMGGMGSMGPGGFGSLPGRGGKAKQKANARKAQAERQRVKKKARSGNPAKRRAQELEALLPPEQRKSGKQGSAFGAPSAEPAPRPTMDDLPDDVRRMLNGLK; the protein is encoded by the coding sequence GTGTTCGGAAACCTCTCCGACCGGTTGACGCAGTCCTTCAAGCAGCTGCGGAATCGCGGAGTCCTCACCGAGTCCGACGTCGACCAGACGATCTCAGAGATCCGGCGCGCGCTGATCGACGCCGATGTCGCCCTGCCCGTCGTGCGGAGCTTTACGAACGCCGTGCGCGAGAAGGCGTACGGGGCCGCCCGCTCGAAGGCGCTCAACCCGGGCCAGCAAGTCATCCGCATCGTCCACGACGAGCTCGTCGAGGTGCTCGGCGGTCAGACGCGCGAACTCCGTTTCGCCGAACGCGGGACGACCGTCTTCATGCTCGCGGGCCTCCAGGGCGCCGGTAAGACGACGCTCGCAGGAAAGCTCGGAAAGTGGCTGCGTGAAGAGGGCAAGTCGGTCCTGCTCGTCGCCTCCGACCTTCAGCGCCCCAATGCGGTCACTCAGCTGCAAGTCGTCGGCGAACGCGCAGGGGTCGAGGTATGGGCGCCCGAACCGGGCAACGGCGTCGGGGATCCCGTCCGGGTCGCCCGCTCCGGACTCGACCACGCGATCCAGTCCGGCATCGACGTGGTGATCGTCGACACCGCCGGCCGCCTCGGCGTCGACGAGGAGCTGATGGATCAGGCGCGCCGGATCCGGGACGCCGTTCAACCCCACGAGATCATGTTCGTCCTCGACGCCATGGTCGGCCAGGACGCGGTCCGCACATCGACGGCCTTCCGCGACGGCGTGGGCTTCACCGGCGTCGTCCTGTCCAAACTGGACGGCGATGCCCGCGGCGGCGCGGCCCTGTCCGTCCGCGGGGTCACCGGCGCCCCGATCCTCTTCGCCTCCACGGGCGAGGGACTCGATGACTTCGAAAGATTCCACGCCGACCGCATGGCCGGGCGCATCCTCGACATGGGCGACGTCCTCACCCTCATCGAGCAGGCCGAGAAGCGCCTCGACGCCGAGGAGGCCGAGCGCATGGCCGCCAAGGCCATGTCCGGCGAGCTCACCCTCGGCGACTTCCTCTCCCAGCTTCAGCAGATCAAGAAGCTCGGCTCGATGAAGAAGATGCTCGGAATGATTCCGGGGGCCGCTCAGATGCGCGAGCAGATCGAGAACTTCGACGAGAAGGAGATCGATCGGATCGAGGCGATCGTCCGCTCGATGACCCCCGCAGAGCGCGAGGACGTGTCGATTCTCAACGGCTCGCGGCGCGCCCGTATCGCCAGGGGCTCGGGCACGACCGTCGCGGAGGTCAACGGGCTCGTCAAACGCTTCGAAGCGGCGAAGACGATGATGGGCCAGATGGGGGGCATGGGGAGCATGGGCCCGGGCGGCTTCGGCTCCCTGCCGGGCCGGGGCGGCAAGGCCAAGCAGAAGGCGAATGCCCGGAAGGCCCAGGCCGAGCGCCAGAGGGTGAAGAAGAAGGCGCGTTCGGGCAACCCCGCGAAGCGCCGCGCTCAGGAACTCGAAGCGCTGCTCCCGCCCGAGCAGCGCAAGTCCGGCAAGCAGGGCTCGGCCTTCGGCGCGCCCTCGGCGGAGCCCGCGCCGCGTCCGACGATGGACGACCTGCCCGACGACGTGCGCCGCATGCTGAACGGCCTCAAGTGA
- a CDS encoding Rv2175c family DNA-binding protein, with amino-acid sequence MADFPETVSFEEASRLLGVEPRRIKQLVRDRILFSVALPDGSRGIPREIIVSGENGWEPHFALPGTLTLLSDDGFTPDEAAAWLYTFQEELAQTPMAAILSGRHHRVNAIASTLAF; translated from the coding sequence ATGGCCGATTTTCCCGAGACCGTTTCTTTCGAAGAGGCGAGCCGTCTCCTCGGTGTGGAGCCGAGGCGCATCAAGCAGCTCGTCCGTGACCGGATCCTGTTCAGCGTCGCGCTCCCCGACGGGTCCCGCGGGATTCCTCGCGAGATCATCGTGTCCGGTGAGAACGGATGGGAACCTCATTTCGCGCTGCCCGGCACGCTCACCCTGCTCTCCGACGACGGCTTCACCCCCGATGAGGCGGCCGCTTGGCTGTACACCTTCCAGGAGGAGCTCGCTCAGACCCCGATGGCGGCGATCCTTTCGGGGCGGCACCATCGGGTGAACGCGATCGCCTCGACTCTCGCGTTCTGA
- the pknB gene encoding Stk1 family PASTA domain-containing Ser/Thr kinase — protein MIGMLLDGRYRIQRRLARGGMATVYLAQDERLDRAVALKIMHPHLAESADFVARFRREARSAARVIHPGVVSVFDQGVIHGQGFLVMEFIDGPNLRTLLNQEGALSIQRTLQILHDVLDALRAAHRVGVIHRDIKPENVLMPADPPARVTDFGLARAASEVSMSTTGSMLGTIAYIAPEIAVAGPIDERTDLYSVGIMAYEMLTGSVPWESESALQIAQHHVSDAVPEPSRALPWIPREIDDLIASLTARNPLERPADAAEALDQLARVQAAIPAELGSRRAEVAPKAPAPATGEIPAPTSPLPEPLPATSQAVVRAHGPESPPPATAKKRRRIGRIITVLVLLAIIGTGGGWWWWTEYGPGSYITMPQTAMRSASAVESDLAALGLGAIIEEEFSDTVPEGQVVSSDPEGGQPVHKDAEVRLIVSKGVDMRIVPDVVGSSKAQAAALLEAAGLALGDVEEEFSEDVPEGSVISQKIEKDSSIPHDTQIGVVVSKGREPLSVPKLGGLLADEAKAALEGLGLSPRPTEEFSDSVPAGTVVSQSTAEGTTLFKGDEVSYVVSKGPENVQVPSVQGKQESEAITILQGAGLQVRVERVLGGIFGTARSTDPGAGDVVKVGSTITLYVV, from the coding sequence ATGATCGGAATGCTCCTCGACGGCCGCTACCGCATTCAGCGCCGACTCGCCCGCGGCGGCATGGCGACCGTCTACCTCGCCCAGGATGAGCGCCTCGACCGCGCGGTCGCCCTCAAGATCATGCACCCGCACCTCGCGGAATCAGCGGACTTCGTCGCGCGCTTCCGCAGAGAGGCCCGTTCCGCCGCGCGCGTCATCCACCCCGGAGTCGTCTCCGTCTTCGACCAGGGGGTCATCCACGGTCAGGGCTTCCTCGTCATGGAGTTCATCGACGGCCCGAACCTGAGGACCCTCCTCAACCAGGAGGGCGCCCTGTCGATCCAGCGGACGCTGCAGATCCTCCACGATGTGCTCGACGCCCTGCGCGCCGCTCACCGTGTCGGCGTCATCCACCGCGACATCAAGCCCGAGAACGTCCTCATGCCCGCCGATCCCCCGGCCCGGGTCACGGACTTCGGACTGGCGCGCGCGGCCTCGGAAGTCTCGATGTCGACGACCGGCTCGATGCTCGGCACGATCGCATACATCGCCCCCGAGATCGCAGTCGCCGGGCCGATCGACGAGCGGACCGACCTGTACTCGGTCGGGATCATGGCCTACGAGATGCTCACCGGATCAGTCCCCTGGGAAAGCGAATCCGCGCTTCAGATCGCCCAGCATCACGTCTCAGACGCCGTCCCGGAGCCCTCGAGGGCCCTGCCCTGGATCCCCCGGGAGATCGACGACCTCATCGCGTCCCTGACGGCTCGCAACCCCCTCGAACGCCCGGCCGACGCCGCCGAGGCGCTCGACCAGCTCGCCCGGGTCCAGGCCGCCATCCCCGCCGAGCTCGGCAGCCGCCGGGCCGAGGTCGCCCCGAAGGCCCCCGCCCCCGCGACGGGTGAGATCCCCGCGCCCACTTCCCCCCTCCCCGAGCCGCTGCCCGCGACATCCCAAGCGGTGGTGCGCGCGCACGGACCCGAGTCCCCGCCTCCCGCGACGGCGAAGAAGCGCCGCAGGATCGGCCGGATCATCACCGTCCTCGTCCTTCTCGCGATCATCGGCACCGGCGGGGGCTGGTGGTGGTGGACCGAATACGGTCCCGGCTCCTACATCACGATGCCCCAGACGGCCATGCGCTCGGCGAGCGCCGTCGAATCCGATCTGGCCGCTCTCGGCCTCGGTGCGATCATCGAGGAGGAGTTCTCGGACACGGTCCCCGAGGGCCAGGTGGTCTCTTCGGATCCCGAGGGCGGTCAGCCCGTTCACAAGGACGCGGAAGTGCGCCTCATCGTGTCCAAGGGCGTCGACATGCGCATCGTGCCCGATGTCGTGGGCTCATCGAAGGCGCAGGCCGCGGCCCTCCTCGAGGCCGCGGGACTCGCGCTGGGCGATGTCGAGGAGGAGTTCTCCGAAGACGTCCCCGAAGGCTCGGTGATCTCTCAGAAGATCGAGAAGGACTCTTCGATCCCCCACGACACGCAGATCGGGGTCGTCGTCTCCAAGGGCCGCGAGCCGCTCTCAGTCCCGAAGCTCGGGGGCCTGTTAGCCGATGAGGCGAAGGCCGCACTCGAGGGCCTCGGCCTCTCCCCGCGCCCGACCGAGGAGTTCTCCGATTCCGTTCCCGCGGGCACGGTCGTCTCCCAGTCGACCGCGGAGGGCACGACCCTCTTCAAGGGGGACGAAGTCTCATACGTCGTCTCGAAGGGGCCCGAGAACGTCCAGGTCCCCTCGGTGCAGGGCAAGCAGGAGAGCGAGGCGATCACGATCCTTCAAGGAGCCGGCCTCCAGGTGCGCGTCGAACGCGTGCTCGGCGGGATCTTCGGCACCGCCCGCTCCACCGATCCCGGTGCGGGCGATGTCGTGAAGGTCGGCTCGACCATCACCCTGTACGTCGTCTGA
- a CDS encoding class II 3-deoxy-7-phosphoheptulonate synthase: protein MNLPVKPGRGGSRYVRDSIHHDPEQLNAPDSGSDAPWDSWRSHDAVQQPDYPDSSAVREVAAKLRRQPPLVFAGEVDDLREWLGAAGRGEAFVLTGGDCAETFAESTADHLRLKIQTLLQMAVVLTYGASMPVVKIGRIAGQYAKPRSKDTETRGGVTLPSYRGDAVNSFEFTAEARTPDPHRLLDTYHHAAATLNLIRAFTKGGYADLRLVHHWNRGFTANPAYARYESLAEEIHRAVKFMEAAGADFDSLREVDLYSSHEALLLEYESAMTRIDSRTGRAYDTSGHFLWVGERTRDLDGAHVELLRRIRNPIGVKLGPTTTPEQMLGLVKRLNPDGQEGRLTFITRMGADRIRDCLPALLEAAKADGRPVTWMTDPMHGNTITSSSGYKTRRFETIMDEVKGFFEAHDDAGTVPGGIHVELTGDDVTEIVGGSEELDEASLASRYETLVDPRLNHQQSLELAFQVAEHLKRSGE, encoded by the coding sequence GTGAACCTGCCCGTCAAGCCCGGTCGTGGTGGATCGAGATACGTTCGCGACTCGATCCACCACGATCCGGAACAGTTGAACGCCCCGGATTCGGGGAGCGACGCCCCCTGGGATTCGTGGCGTTCGCACGACGCCGTTCAGCAGCCCGACTACCCGGACTCGTCCGCGGTCCGCGAGGTCGCGGCGAAGCTGAGGCGCCAGCCTCCGCTCGTCTTCGCAGGTGAAGTGGATGACCTGCGCGAATGGCTCGGCGCTGCGGGCAGGGGAGAGGCCTTCGTGCTCACCGGCGGCGACTGCGCGGAGACCTTCGCGGAGTCGACGGCGGATCACCTGCGCTTGAAGATCCAGACGCTTTTGCAGATGGCGGTCGTGCTCACCTACGGCGCATCGATGCCGGTGGTCAAGATCGGGCGCATCGCCGGCCAGTACGCCAAGCCGCGGTCGAAGGACACGGAGACCCGCGGGGGCGTCACACTGCCCTCGTACCGCGGTGACGCCGTGAACTCCTTCGAATTCACGGCCGAGGCCCGGACCCCCGATCCTCACCGCCTGCTCGACACGTACCATCATGCGGCGGCGACCCTCAACCTCATTCGCGCCTTCACGAAGGGCGGGTACGCGGATCTGAGGCTCGTCCATCACTGGAACCGGGGATTCACGGCCAATCCGGCATACGCGCGCTACGAGTCCCTCGCGGAGGAGATCCACCGGGCCGTGAAGTTCATGGAGGCCGCGGGGGCGGACTTCGATTCGCTGCGGGAGGTGGATCTCTACTCCTCGCACGAGGCTCTCCTCCTCGAATACGAGTCGGCGATGACCCGCATCGATTCGCGGACCGGGCGGGCCTACGACACCTCCGGCCACTTCCTCTGGGTCGGGGAGAGGACCCGGGATCTCGACGGCGCCCATGTGGAGCTCCTGCGCCGCATCCGCAACCCGATCGGCGTGAAGCTGGGCCCCACGACGACGCCCGAGCAGATGCTCGGCCTCGTCAAGCGCCTCAATCCTGACGGCCAGGAGGGGCGGCTGACCTTCATCACGAGGATGGGCGCGGATCGCATCCGCGACTGTCTGCCGGCGCTGCTCGAAGCGGCGAAGGCCGATGGCCGTCCGGTCACGTGGATGACCGATCCCATGCACGGGAACACCATCACCTCCTCCTCGGGGTACAAGACCAGGCGCTTCGAGACGATCATGGATGAGGTCAAGGGCTTCTTCGAGGCTCATGACGACGCGGGGACCGTCCCCGGCGGCATTCACGTGGAGCTCACCGGGGATGATGTCACCGAGATCGTCGGCGGCTCCGAGGAACTCGATGAGGCCTCTCTGGCGAGCCGTTACGAGACGCTGGTGGATCCCAGGCTCAATCACCAGCAGTCCCTGGAGCTGGCCTTCCAGGTCGCGGAGCACCTCAAACGCTCCGGGGAGTGA
- a CDS encoding amidohydrolase family protein — protein MIFSGTLLTEGGDGLGEERGAFRVTPKGLVRVGEGLEPDRVGFALPGFVDSHAHIGIGSSGPSTREEQEAQILAQRAAGVLAMRDCGSPVDTGWIDERPDLPRLKRAGRHIARPKRYMRSLPVDLDDPHDLPAEAARQAAAGDGWVKLVGDWIDRSMGADADLAPLWDRRILIDAVAAVHDLGAKVAVHAFARETIDDLLEAGVDDIEHASGMDEDQAHEIAARGVLVTPTLLQIELFADFAEQAGPKYPVYGRRMLRMFEERHERFAMMRDAGVRLVMGTDSGGYQEHGTIGAEFAMWEAEGVPREELLYIASIRSRADLGFGAPYEGGDLIVFAEDPRTPPVLGAPDAVVLRGELC, from the coding sequence GTGATCTTCTCCGGGACCCTCCTGACCGAGGGCGGGGACGGGCTGGGCGAGGAACGGGGGGCCTTCCGCGTCACCCCGAAGGGACTCGTGCGAGTCGGGGAGGGCCTCGAGCCCGACCGCGTCGGCTTCGCGCTCCCCGGCTTCGTCGATTCGCACGCCCATATCGGAATCGGCTCCTCGGGGCCGTCGACGCGCGAGGAGCAGGAGGCGCAGATCCTCGCCCAGCGCGCAGCGGGCGTCCTCGCGATGAGGGACTGCGGCTCGCCCGTGGACACGGGCTGGATCGACGAGCGGCCGGACCTGCCCCGCCTCAAGCGGGCGGGACGCCACATCGCCAGACCGAAGCGCTACATGCGTTCGCTCCCCGTCGATCTTGACGACCCTCATGACCTACCCGCAGAGGCCGCGCGCCAAGCGGCGGCGGGGGACGGGTGGGTCAAGCTCGTCGGCGACTGGATCGATCGCTCCATGGGCGCCGACGCCGATCTCGCGCCCCTGTGGGATCGGCGGATCCTCATCGACGCGGTCGCCGCGGTCCACGACCTCGGTGCGAAGGTCGCCGTTCACGCCTTCGCCCGCGAGACGATCGACGATCTTCTCGAAGCCGGCGTGGACGACATCGAGCACGCTTCGGGAATGGATGAGGACCAGGCGCACGAGATCGCGGCCAGGGGCGTGCTCGTCACGCCGACCCTCCTCCAGATCGAGCTCTTCGCCGACTTCGCCGAGCAGGCGGGCCCCAAGTACCCCGTCTACGGCCGCCGCATGCTCCGGATGTTCGAAGAGCGCCACGAGCGCTTCGCGATGATGCGCGACGCGGGAGTGCGCCTCGTCATGGGGACCGATTCCGGCGGGTACCAGGAGCACGGCACGATCGGTGCTGAATTCGCGATGTGGGAGGCCGAGGGCGTTCCGCGCGAGGAGCTCCTGTACATCGCCTCGATCCGATCCCGCGCCGACCTCGGCTTCGGCGCCCCCTACGAAGGCGGCGATCTCATCGTCTTCGCCGAGGACCCACGCACCCCGCCCGTCCTCGGCGCTCCCGATGCCGTGGTCCTGCGCGGCGAACTCTGCTGA
- the ftsY gene encoding signal recognition particle-docking protein FtsY has protein sequence MDAVLTFLSTPLGIALAVLVVVAITALVVFALRSRPSAPEPQAAPVAHPERGAKEPLESAEIGESPARAGPGEAAGDGAGEEWAAVEAPAEAEVPESVPSRLQRLRSRLAGTGSLGRAIVEILARGDLKATDWEEIEDTLLVADLGLEATDELISSLRSRVAVAGTSDPARIRSLLAEELLALVGPDMDRSLHLDRGAGAEDHPASVLVVGVNGTGKTTTVGKLARVLLAEGRSVLLGAADTFRAAAADQLQTWGDRVGVEVVRSDREGADPASVAFDAVKEGAARGVDVVLVDTAGRLQNKLTLMDELSKVKRVMEKRAPLAEVLLVLDATTGQNGLKQAEVFAEAAGVTGIVLTKLDGSAKGGIVVSVQRALGVPVKFVGLGEGPDDLAPFDPQGFVDSIIKG, from the coding sequence ATGGACGCTGTTCTCACTTTCCTTTCCACACCGCTCGGCATCGCGCTTGCGGTCCTCGTCGTCGTGGCGATCACCGCGCTCGTCGTCTTCGCCCTCCGCTCCCGTCCTTCTGCGCCGGAGCCGCAGGCCGCGCCTGTCGCGCATCCGGAGCGGGGCGCTAAGGAGCCGCTCGAATCGGCGGAGATTGGAGAATCGCCCGCGCGCGCCGGACCGGGGGAGGCCGCTGGTGATGGCGCTGGCGAGGAATGGGCGGCCGTCGAGGCGCCCGCGGAGGCGGAGGTCCCCGAGTCGGTCCCCTCGCGCCTGCAGCGCCTGCGTTCGCGCCTGGCCGGCACCGGGTCCCTCGGCCGCGCGATCGTCGAGATCCTCGCCCGCGGCGATCTCAAGGCGACCGATTGGGAGGAGATCGAAGACACCCTCCTCGTCGCCGACTTGGGGCTGGAGGCGACCGATGAGCTCATCTCGTCCTTGCGCTCCAGGGTCGCCGTCGCGGGAACGAGCGATCCTGCGCGGATCCGCTCCCTTCTGGCCGAGGAGCTCCTCGCCCTCGTCGGTCCGGACATGGATCGTTCGCTCCATCTCGATCGCGGTGCGGGCGCGGAGGATCATCCCGCGTCGGTGCTCGTGGTCGGCGTCAACGGGACGGGCAAGACGACGACGGTCGGCAAGCTCGCTCGTGTGCTCCTCGCCGAGGGGCGGAGCGTCCTGCTCGGCGCGGCCGACACCTTCCGCGCCGCTGCCGCCGATCAGCTGCAGACATGGGGCGATCGCGTCGGCGTCGAGGTCGTGCGTTCGGATCGGGAGGGCGCCGATCCCGCCTCGGTGGCCTTCGATGCTGTGAAGGAGGGGGCGGCGCGGGGAGTCGATGTCGTGCTCGTCGATACCGCGGGCCGCCTTCAGAACAAGTTGACGCTCATGGATGAGCTCTCCAAGGTCAAGCGCGTCATGGAGAAGCGGGCGCCGCTCGCGGAGGTCCTCCTCGTCCTCGACGCGACGACGGGGCAGAACGGGCTGAAGCAGGCGGAGGTCTTCGCTGAGGCAGCCGGTGTGACGGGCATCGTCCTCACGAAGCTCGACGGCTCGGCCAAGGGCGGGATCGTGGTGTCGGTTCAGCGGGCGCTCGGGGTCCCGGTCAAGTTCGTCGGTCTGGGCGAGGGGCCGGATGATCTCGCCCCCTTCGATCCGCAGGGCTTCGTCGACTCGATCATCAAGGGGTAA
- a CDS encoding polyprenyl synthetase family protein: MTTLDKRFAALRPRIDLDTANALDDALSALAPGDTAAELVDAARDSVRSGKRLRALLAHFGASLGSGTPLGDGDVHLLGAALELYQASALVHDDLIDKALTRRGIATPHVRFARAHAHSSWSGSAPDFGAAAAVLLGDLLFSAAESAMIRQSQRLPHDRAVRLLARYALMHSEVALGQYLDVRAENLPLRAFGPSVSDAREVVLRKSARYSVVQPTLLGAAAAGADEDVLHALESALTPWGIAFQLRDDDLGVFGDPEVTGKPAGDDIREGKRTVLLALTWENASEAERLRLERALGNPEPGPEELTAAADIIEARGRADHEHLIEALIEEGARALDDSPLAPKTRSELLELSRIITARTS; encoded by the coding sequence ATGACGACACTCGACAAGCGCTTCGCAGCACTTCGTCCCCGCATCGATCTCGACACGGCGAACGCCCTCGACGACGCCTTGAGCGCGCTCGCACCCGGCGATACGGCCGCCGAGCTCGTGGATGCCGCCAGGGACTCCGTCCGATCGGGCAAGCGCTTGCGCGCCCTCCTCGCGCACTTCGGGGCCTCGCTGGGATCCGGGACGCCGCTCGGCGACGGCGACGTCCACCTGCTCGGCGCAGCGCTGGAGCTCTACCAGGCGAGCGCCCTCGTCCACGACGACCTCATCGACAAGGCGCTGACGCGCCGCGGCATCGCGACGCCCCACGTCCGCTTCGCCCGCGCGCACGCGCATTCCTCATGGTCCGGCTCCGCGCCGGACTTCGGCGCCGCAGCAGCGGTCCTGCTCGGCGACCTCCTCTTCTCGGCCGCCGAATCCGCGATGATCCGCCAGAGCCAGCGCCTCCCGCACGACCGGGCGGTGCGCCTCCTGGCGCGCTACGCGCTCATGCACTCCGAAGTCGCACTCGGCCAGTACCTCGACGTCCGGGCGGAGAACCTCCCCCTTCGGGCCTTCGGGCCGAGCGTCTCAGACGCGCGAGAAGTCGTGCTGAGGAAATCCGCCCGCTACTCCGTCGTCCAACCGACGCTCCTGGGAGCGGCGGCCGCCGGAGCCGACGAGGACGTCCTGCACGCCCTCGAATCCGCGCTCACGCCCTGGGGCATCGCCTTCCAACTCCGCGACGACGACCTCGGCGTCTTCGGAGACCCCGAGGTCACGGGCAAACCCGCGGGCGACGACATCCGCGAGGGCAAGCGGACGGTCCTCCTCGCGCTCACCTGGGAGAACGCCTCCGAGGCCGAACGCCTCCGCCTCGAGCGGGCACTGGGCAACCCCGAGCCGGGCCCCGAGGAGCTCACGGCGGCCGCCGACATCATCGAGGCCCGGGGCCGCGCCGATCACGAGCACCTCATCGAGGCGCTCATCGAAGAAGGGGCCCGCGCCCTCGACGATTCCCCCCTCGCCCCGAAGACGAGAAGCGAGCTCCTCGAACTGTCGCGGATCATCACCGCGCGGACGAGCTGA